The nucleotide sequence GTATTTAAATCATTATTATAAAGTAAAAACAATAGTTACGAGATATACAGATAAATATGTAAGTTTAGGAGATAGAAGTAAATTATCTAACTCTAACAATGCCGATTTATTCTTTTCTGTACATTGCAACGCCTTTGATGGTAATGCTTACGGTTATGAGGATTATACCTATACTAGTGTTGGTCAAACGACCAAGAATATAAGAGAGACTTTCCATAACAAAGTTACAGAGGTCTTAAATAAATATGGAATCAGAAACAGAGGTATGAAAACAAAAAACTTAGCAGTTTTGAGAGAGACTAGAGCAAGTGCAATATTAGTAGAAACATTATTTATAGATAATGTAGGTGATTCTAACCTATTAAAGAATAGTAATTATATAGAAGATATAAGCAAATGTTATGCTGATGGAATAGCATTAGCTTTAAAACTGGAGAAGAAATAAAATATATTTATTGGACATTAGACTAGGGAATTAATCCCTAGTCTTTTTTTATTTCTTACTATATTTTTTAATTAACAAATCAAGAAGTATTGTAGAGTTTAGAGGAGAAAGATAAATGTTGTAGAAATATGTATTTATACTATGGTTATTCGAGAATGTGACTAATATGAATTTGTATATATGTAAATGCTGTATAGAAGGCTCTTAATTGAGTGAAATTAAGTATAATTCAAGTCGACTAGATCAAAAAGTAAGGTGATGAGAAATTTGAGTATTAAGATTGAGTTGTTTTTAGAATTACCGTATATTATAAAATTAAAAGAAGATAAAGACTATATTTTTTCGTTTAACTTTGATGACTTTGAAATATATAATTTAAAAATTATACATAACAATTATTCGGGTGATGAAATATATAATGAAAAAAATCCGGAAAATTCAAGTAGCCATTTGCAGATTGAAGCAGTCTATAAGCACTGTAATTACAAAAATTATGACATTGAGTTTAAAGAATATACACTTTTTAATAACAAAGATGATTTAGATGGAATTAAAGTTAAAGAAGAATACATAGTAAAATTACCAAAAACAGAACAAATTAAAGTTTTTAATGCTGTTAATATAAGATTAAATCAAATACTTAACTTTTTAAATGAGAAATCAAATATGTTTTGGATTAAACCTATTCCAATTAATCCTATAAGCGAGTGTATAGGAAATGGAATTGAATTTAATTTCTATTCACCAGAATGTGATTTATCATCAAATTTTAAAGAAACCATACGATATAATGATCATTATATGACAGATATTAAATTCAAGAAAGTGACTGAAGTAAATGACGAATTTTTCAATAGTTTTAATGTTACCAATGAAATAAATAAAAAATATGTGATATATCTTAATAAGGCGAGAATTGCATTATTTGAAGCAGATTATGAGGATTTCATTATATATTGTAGTATAAGCGTTGAGGCTTTTATTAGGCAATATATATGTGAATTAGCACCTGAAGATGATATTATCTATAATAGACTCTCTAATTTAAATTATGATTATTTAGATCAATATTATAATATATTATTAAAATATTTAAAAGGAAAGAGTCTAAAAGAACTAGAACCAAAATCCTATACATTCTTAAAAAGAATGTATTCACTCAGAAATGCAATTATGCATAGAGGTCATATAGATAATAAAACTCTAGCAAAATCTGGATTAAGTCATTTAGAAAAGATTAATTTTGAGGAGTGCAAAAAGATATTAGATCATGTGGAAAAAAGTTTTATATTAATAAAAGAACTGTAGCGCAGATAAATAATTTATTAAATACTTTTTAAAAACCGACCTCATATTTTGCGTTTTAAGGGCGTTGTTTTTGCTTTTAATATAATAGGTATACTAAGTAATATCAATTCATGGAGTATCAAAGAGCGATTATTCACTCCTTTTTTATTATGTAAAATATGGTAAAATAGATGTAAGAATATTGATATATTAAGAAGCTTTTTTATAGAACAACTAAATATAAAGGAGATTTAATTTAATGAAACAAAATAAGTTATTTCGTTTGATGGAATGGATAGGTTTTATTATGGGGCTATTTACTCTTAGTATAGGTAATCGCTATTTTGATTTTTATGTTAACTTAATGGTTATTTCATTAGGGGGATTGATTACTTTTTCAGGTTATTTTTTAAGGAAAAGGTTAGAAAAGGATGACTAAAGGTAGAGGGCTCATATAATAAGACTATAGTTATATATAAAGCTACTACATTTCTGTAGTAGCTTTATTTGTTTTATTGAACATCAAATACAAATGGTTGAAAATCAAGATCATAGTTTTCAGAACTTCCTTCAAAATATAACTTTAATGGTTGATCTTTGTCTGCTTTTTCAAATAATACTATTCCTTCCTCGGTTATGCCTGGCATTATTTCTGATTCAATTTCCTTATATTTTGCATCGAAGTTGTCTTTTTCTTTAATTTGAGTAGAACCTTGAGTTGCTTTCGCATTAAATGAATAGAAGTTTATTTTATCTTTAGTATTATTTGTTACAGTAACATGAATTCTTGTTTCATTTTCTGCGAATTCTACTTTATTTACTTTTAATACATATCCATGTTGGTTTTGTTCTTGATTAACTTCTTTTGTTTTAACTGCAGGGGCAAAAGCAGTAGCATAGTCAGATTTATCTATATTATTAGCCATTATAACAGGAGCAGTTATTGTTGCACCCATCATATTTTCACCTTCTTGTGCTCCCTTTACAACTCCTTTTATATGTACTATGTCTCCTTCTTTAATATCTAGATCCCCTTCGATTCCTACTAGAGTATTATAATTGTCATTATCATAGGCATAACATTGTATATAAGTCCCATCATCATCTTTTTCAGGTTCAAATAGTATCTTTGCATAGAAATCCACTTCATAATCTTTATATTTATCTGGAGAAGAATACATTTTAGAAAACTCTTGCTGAGTTTTAATTTGTCCCTTTGATTCAATTTTACCTCCAGATTCCTTAGCGTTAGAGCATCCTATAGTGAAAATCAAAAACATAGATATAAGAATTGCAATTATTTTTTTCATAAAGAAACCTCCTTTTATTTTTAGTAAATAAGTCCTAGACATTATATCATTATGTGTATAAAAAGGCTGTCGAAGAAAGGAGAAAATATTTTTTTAAAATTGAATTTATAAGTTTTGTATAGATGTTTAAGAAGAAAAAATAAATGCTTACTTTTTTATTTGTACAACTTTATATAAATATGTTAAATTAGGTATATAGAAAATATTAGCAAGGGAGGTATTATTGTGAAAAAAACAGTATTTACACTGGGACTAATAGGCGGAATAATAGCTATAATGATTTCTCTAGGCATGTTTATTTGGGGTGGAATACAACCTTCTAATTATGAATTTGGAAGACAAATAATGACAAGTGGAGCAATTTCTATTATATTTTCTGTTATGGGATTGGTATCTTCTATATTAGCAGAAAAAAACAACAAGTTATTTGGAATATTGCTAATACTTAGTGCAATTGGTGGATTGTTTACAACGCTATTCTTTTATGTAATACCAGCAATTTTATTTATTATAGCTGGAATATTAGCTCTTATTCCAGAAAAAAATAAGAATACTATATAGGGATATGGTGAGTGTATGGATTTAACTAAAGTTATCAGTGAAGCGGTAGAGAATGCTATCGTTCAAGAATTAGGAAGATTCAATGATAATATGTTGAATATAGCTAAAGCATTTGAAAAAGCTAATTATGAGTTAGAGGTCTATACAGTAAAAGAAGTAGCTTCAATCCTTAAAGTGAATACAAATAAAATATATGAATTAATAGATAAAGGATTACTCAAGGGACTAAAACTCGGAAACATGAAAGTAATAAGAGCAGATTTGATTGATTTTCTAAAGAAGTACAGTGGTATGGATTTAAGTGATCTTGATAATATAAAAGAGTTGAAATCAAATATATAGTTGGGGACAAAATGGGGACAATTTGTTTTTTAGTGTCCCTATTTTGTCTTTATTGATCCAAATGTCAAATCTATAAAATGTGATGTTTGCAATAGTTACACGAAATTAACATAAGTCTCAAAATAAGATTTCGCTGACTTCGAATCAGTTTGTCGGGGGTTCGAATCCCTCAGGGCGTGCCAAGTATAACTTTAAACTTTTGAAAATATCAGAATTAATATTATAAAAATCTAAATAATAAAAATATATGAAACTCGTGCAGTAGTTGTGCAATAGAAAAAACAATCAATAATCGCTAATGATATTATTTAATATTATTAGTAAATAAATGATTTATTTTTTCTGTGTCAACTACTTTTTTTGTTTTCCATAACATGAGTATATATTTATAGTTAAGTTAATATCACCATTACTTAAAAGTGATTTTCTGGTATTACAAGTAAAACATACTATTACTTTTCTAGCACTTTCTAACTTTGATACAATTCTATAAATCATATTACTATCCTTCGTTTCAATTTTTACTTTTTCATAAAAAATATTATTAATTTCAGTATGTTAAGTATAAGATATTAAATCACAATGCTTTATTAAAATGGATGTTTATTTTTTCTCCATTCTTTAGAATTGATTTAGGATAATATCGGTGTAAAACTTTGAATTATACATCTTAATCGAGTAATTCTTTATTTTTAATGAAGTAAAAAAATAAAACAATGATAAGATCATATGCAGTAAAAGTGAAGATATAATTAAAATAAAAAATATATATGATATACTAAATTTAAAGTTAAACAAACTTACATGAAGAGAGATAATGTAATGCAGAAAAAAGCAGTAGTAGTTTCTGTAGTAATAGAAGCTTGATGCGCAGGAAATATGCAAATATTGATATACAAGACATTTTGGAGATTAATTTGACTAATATATTAAAATAAAAAACATATCAGTAATTTCTGCGTGATTGATTACGTAAAAGAGATAAGTGGCTATATAAAAATCTATTAACTAAGATTTAATAAAAGGACCTATATGGTCCTTTTTATATTTCAAAAAAACGAGGTGTAATATGGAACAAGAAATTATAAAAGTAGCTCTAAGTCAAGGATTATGGGCAGTATTATTTGTAGTTATGTTATTTTATGTGTTAAGAGAAAATAGCAAAAGAGAAACGAATTACCAAGATATAATAAAAGAATTATCTGAGAAATTCAACATAGTTGAAGATGTAAAAGAGGATGTTAGAGAAATAAAGAAAAAGATTTTTCATTAGAATAGTAAAAATTATTTGAAAACACTTTATATATATTAGAAGTGTTTTTTATTTTTTGAGAGGGGGTGGTTTCATTGTGAAGTATGGAAAAACAATTATGTGTAAATTAAAACTAAGAAACAAAAAAATATTAGAATAAAATAATCTAGGAGGTAATTATATGAATTATGTAGTAGATCACATTCCAAATTCTAAGTCTAAAAGACCAGGAACGAAATTAAATTCTCAGTATTTAACTATTCATAGTACAGGAAATCCAGATTCTACAGCTAGGAATGAAAGAGGTTGGCTTACTAATCCTTCAAATACTAACTCAGTAAGCTGGCATATAGTAGTTGATGAAAAAGAGGTCATAGAAGCTATACCACTAAACGAAATATCTCATCACGCAGGAAGTTCAGAAGGTAATAACACAAGTATAGGCATTGAAATGTGTGAAAGTGGCAATAGAGAAGCAGTAATTCAAAATACAGTTAAATTAGTTGCTAAGTTATTGAAAGAAAGAGGATGGGGAGTAGATAGACTAAGAAGACATTACGATTGGATAGGTAAGAACTGCCCTAGAATTTTGAATTATAATAACTGGGAAGGTTGGACAAGGTTTAAAAATTTAGTACAAGCAGAGCTAGGAGGTAATAACATGGTCACACTTAGGAAAGGCGATAGTGGAGATTTAGTTTATAAGCTACAAGCAGATTTATTAGCCATAGGATATACAGAAGTAGGAAAACCAGATGGTATCTTTGGCACTAATACTGAAAATGCAGTAAAGAGATTTCAAAGAGATTATGGATTAAGCTCGGATGGAATTGCAGGAAAAAATACTTTAAATAAAATACAGGAGGTTTTAAAGTCTATGAGTGAACATTGGGGAGCAGCAATAAAAAGAGAGCTAGAATCACATGGAGTGGTTATATCTGAGGAAAGATATGATGATAACATCACAAGGGCAGAAAGTATGGTTTTAGCATTACAAGTCATTAAAGCTATAAAAGGGATAAAGTAACATGTTAGATTCTATAATATAAAATTAGCAATAATATTTGTAATAGAGCTAAAAAAAATTTTAGACTAGGGAAATCCCTAGTCTTTTTCTGTTTTTTGAAAATGTAAACCACTCTTACTTTAAGTTTTAAAATGGATTTAATTATATATAAGCATGTCAGATTATGTCGTATGAATGATAAAGTAAAGAGTTATAGATTAGTAGGATGAATATTACAGAATGAATTAAATACAAATATAAAATTTAATCATACACTATAACAGTTGAGGTAAGACGTATCATAAATAAAGAAGTTTTCATTTAAAGAGTAATCCACACTTTTAATATTTAACATTATACAAAACTTACAACCAATAAACCATGAATAATAATATATATATTTTGAACTAGTTTGCTGTATCCTACATATGCTCTTAGATTGATGTTAGATTATTTTAGGATTAATATAACTAAATATATTACATTTTGTTAATAGTTAAAATGAGAAGTACTGTAATATTACTAAAAATGAGTGAATTATTATGAAGCAGTTAAGTTAAACATTGAATGAGTTAAAACCAATGATTTGATTTGATAGCTTTCTTTAGAGAATTTATATATATCTTACTTTATTAACATGTTAATGATATCATTTAGAATCATAGTTTCATGTTACGATACTATATCAAAATTAAATATGATTATAAAATTAAAACTCTAGCTATAATGTCTAGCAATTAATCAAGCATTTAAGTAAATTGTAGTATAATGAAAACTAAGGGCAATATAATAACACATAGTTTTATATTACAACATTCATTGGTAGGATCATTCAGAGAACATCGGTAATACCTATAATTATGCACAATTTAAATTACTTATTGAATAAACATAGGAGGCAGTATGAGAGAATCATTTATTAAAATTTTTAAGTAATTACTTAGATGAAAAAATAAGATATTTAAAGAAAATGAACTAGCGATATCTATTCGTAAAGAAGTTGTTAATAGTATATATGAAAATACGTTAATTGATGAAAAAGAATACAAAGTTTTTGGATCTCCAGGACAAGGACAGTGGGCTGAAATACCATGAATTGCTATATTTGATAGAGAAATAACTGACAGTGCTATGAAGGGTTATTATATAGTATATTTATTCATAAGTGATATGAGTGGCTTATATTTATCGCTAAATCAAGTATATACTTATTTTAAAGAGAATTATAAATCAACAATAGCTAGAGAAAAAATTGAATATGTGGCACTTAAATATAGAAGAATTATAAAATCAAAATTAGAAGGATTTAATTGTATACAGATTGACTTAAAATCAAAAAAGGATTTGGCTCTTGGATATGAAAAAGGACATATTTGTGGAAAGTTCTATGATGCAAATAGTCTACCATCTAAGAAAGAAATGATAAACGATTTAAGGAATTTAATAGGTGTATATAGAGAATTAAAAGGTAATTTAAGCTATGGAACAAGTTATGAACAACTACTAAATGAAATAATACTTATAGAAGATAATACAATAGATAGTGCAGAAGAAGAGTTTCAATTTATTACATATGAGAAAAAACCAAATATATATATAGTTGATATGCCAAAAGATATTTCTGGAAAAGAAAAAAGTAATATATTAAGATGGGATAGAGATCCTCAGGTTGCTGCAAATGCTTTATACTCTGCCCAAAATTTATGTGAAGTAGATAGCTCACATAAGTATTTTATATCAAAGAGAACAAATAAATATTATTCGGAAGCACATCATTTAATTCCAATAAAGTTTCAATTTAAATTTAAATATAGCCTTGATGTAGAATCAAATGTTATTTCTCTTTGTTCAGTATGTCATAAGAAGTTACATTATGGAAGGATTGAAGATATTGAAGATGAATTAAAAGTCTTATATAAGAATAGAAAAGATAGATTAAGTAAGTGTAAAATAGATATTTCATTTGATGAACTTATAGAGTGTTATAAATAGAATTAAATATATTATTAAATTTAATAGTATTAATATATTGAGTTGATGATTTTTACTATTATAGTTTAATGCTCCAACCATATCTAAACCAAGATGACTATGTTATTAAAACTGGAGTTGTGGAAGTTATCGATAAAGTGATATGACTATGGATATAACAATGGTTATAGCGCTTACTCATGATATATTGATTTCTGAATACCATATAAAGTATATTAAAAAGTAAGCAATAAGACGCTTATTACGATGGTAGCTTTATATTTAAGCTATTTAATAATTTTGCTTTATGATTAAGCTTATTACTGATCTTAAATTTTCTTTTATTAGATTAAGCATTATTATAGAAAACTAGACTAGGGTTAATCCCTAGTTTTTATTTTTTAAAACTTAGAAAATTGACCTTTTATTTTAAATTCTAGAGGGACATCTCTTGTTATTTATATGTAAGTAATTTAAATAATAAATAACATTGTATAAGTTAATTAAAACTTGTAATTTTAAAAAATATTTTATACATGAATAAAATAAAGGAACGAATAGTCCTTTGTTTATGTGTAACTTATTATTTAATAAACATAGGATTAAATAAACCAAATTTAAACTATCTTGAAAGGATACCTGGAAGTGAATATTCTACTTTGAACTTTACTTTTATAGCATTTTTTATATCAACTTAGAGGTAATATGAGACATTAAATTGGGAAGGAATTAGAGATATATCTATTTGTCATAAAAAATAATAATGATTGAAGAAAACACAACAAGTTAAATCATATTTGACTATCTAAAAGCTACTATTTACTTCTTAATATCATAGTACTCAAACAGAAGTCTATCAAGTAATTCACTTAACCTTACAACTTCTGGGTTAATAAGATTAAATTGATTTCTTTCTATTAAATCATATAATTTAACTTTAGTTTCTTCAATTTGCCTAATAAGATTTAATAATCTAGCTTTTTTATCCAATTTACATACCTCTTTTCTTAAGAATAAATTTACTGACAATAGTTTTACTACTAATAGTCTTTTTGATTTAACTTGTTGTGTTAGGAAAATTTTATAGTAAGAATAATTAAAAGTATAAATAGATGATATTAATTAAGATGATATAAGGTGAGATAATATGGGACTTATAAGAGAATAGAGGGAATTTTGTTAACTATTGTGTGTAATCTATAAACATACAAGTTTTTGGCTATAAAAAGAGAAATAAAGATTAATAACATAAAAAATAGACCAGTATAAATTACATCTGATCTATTTTTTAAAAATATTTAAGCAAAAATCATGCACTATTTATTTTGAATATTGTTAGATTACTTAATTAGTTCAGATACAGCTAAAAACCTATAGCCTCGTTTTTTAAGCTTTGATAAATAGCTTTTAAAGCTTCGGCTATATGACTTTCTTCATCAACATAATCATGTAATAAAGTAATATTTGCATTTTGGGTTGTAGAAAGAATTGTTTCAGTAACATTTGATACACCCGGGTTATTCCAAGCTTTTGAATCTTGATGAGTTGACTATAAGGCAATTTTGACTTTATTCTCATTTGCAATATC is from Gottschalkia purinilytica and encodes:
- a CDS encoding helix-turn-helix domain-containing protein, giving the protein MDLTKVISEAVENAIVQELGRFNDNMLNIAKAFEKANYELEVYTVKEVASILKVNTNKIYELIDKGLLKGLKLGNMKVIRADLIDFLKKYSGMDLSDLDNIKELKSNI
- a CDS encoding peptidoglycan recognition protein family protein — translated: MNYVVDHIPNSKSKRPGTKLNSQYLTIHSTGNPDSTARNERGWLTNPSNTNSVSWHIVVDEKEVIEAIPLNEISHHAGSSEGNNTSIGIEMCESGNREAVIQNTVKLVAKLLKERGWGVDRLRRHYDWIGKNCPRILNYNNWEGWTRFKNLVQAELGGNNMVTLRKGDSGDLVYKLQADLLAIGYTEVGKPDGIFGTNTENAVKRFQRDYGLSSDGIAGKNTLNKIQEVLKSMSEHWGAAIKRELESHGVVISEERYDDNITRAESMVLALQVIKAIKGIK
- a CDS encoding aspartyl-phosphate phosphatase Spo0E family protein, encoding MDKKARLLNLIRQIEETKVKLYDLIERNQFNLINPEVVRLSELLDRLLFEYYDIKK
- a CDS encoding DUF4352 domain-containing protein, which produces MKKIIAILISMFLIFTIGCSNAKESGGKIESKGQIKTQQEFSKMYSSPDKYKDYEVDFYAKILFEPEKDDDGTYIQCYAYDNDNYNTLVGIEGDLDIKEGDIVHIKGVVKGAQEGENMMGATITAPVIMANNIDKSDYATAFAPAVKTKEVNQEQNQHGYVLKVNKVEFAENETRIHVTVTNNTKDKINFYSFNAKATQGSTQIKEKDNFDAKYKEIESEIMPGITEEGIVLFEKADKDQPLKLYFEGSSENYDLDFQPFVFDVQ
- a CDS encoding BhlA/UviB family holin-like peptide, translating into MEQEIIKVALSQGLWAVLFVVMLFYVLRENSKRETNYQDIIKELSEKFNIVEDVKEDVREIKKKIFH
- a CDS encoding DUF4064 domain-containing protein; amino-acid sequence: MKKTVFTLGLIGGIIAIMISLGMFIWGGIQPSNYEFGRQIMTSGAISIIFSVMGLVSSILAEKNNKLFGILLILSAIGGLFTTLFFYVIPAILFIIAGILALIPEKNKNTI
- a CDS encoding HNH endonuclease — protein: MPKDISGKEKSNILRWDRDPQVAANALYSAQNLCEVDSSHKYFISKRTNKYYSEAHHLIPIKFQFKFKYSLDVESNVISLCSVCHKKLHYGRIEDIEDELKVLYKNRKDRLSKCKIDISFDELIECYK
- a CDS encoding N-acetylmuramoyl-L-alanine amidase; the encoded protein is MKLVVIDPGHGGTDSGATGNGLKEKDVALTIALKTDWYLNHYYKVKTIVTRYTDKYVSLGDRSKLSNSNNADLFFSVHCNAFDGNAYGYEDYTYTSVGQTTKNIRETFHNKVTEVLNKYGIRNRGMKTKNLAVLRETRASAILVETLFIDNVGDSNLLKNSNYIEDISKCYADGIALALKLEKK